In Myxococcales bacterium, the DNA window ATGACGACGGTTGCCACCCTGAGCTTCTCGAGCAGATCGCTGCGCAGCTCACCGCTGGCCACCGCGGCATCGAGATCACGACTGGTCGACGCCACGACTCGGACGTCCACGGGCACGTCGCGGGTCGCCGCCACGGGACGCACACTGCGCTCCGAGAGCACACGCACCAGCTGGCCCTGCACCTCGGGCGACAGCTTGGTGACTTCCCTCAAGAAGAGCGTGCCACGGGCCGCGGACCGGAAAGCACCGGTGTAGCGCTCGGGGGAGCCGTCGCTGGCTTGACCGAACAACTCGCTGCTGGCGAGGTGGGTGGGCAGCGCCGCACAGTTCACCGAGACGAACAGCGCGCGCTCTTCACCCGCCAGTTGATGAATGAAGCGTGCCAGCGTCTCTTTGCCTGTACCGTCTTCGCCGACGATCAACACGTCGCGCCGACTCTTGGCGGCCAGTGCTGCCGCTTCGCGCGCCCGTTCGAGTGTGGGGCTGCTCCCCACCAAGATGGGTTGGCCCGGCAGTGTGTCGTTGGTGCGGCGGCGCAACGGGATCAACGCGGGTGAGCAGCGACTGCGCTCGTTCGCGTTCCAATCCTGATACGCCCGTGCGTAGACCCTCGCCCGCAGGGCTTCGAGGTCGCCGAGCGCGCGCAGCTGGCTTGGCCCAAGCTCGCTACCAAATGTCTTCTGCGCCGCAGTGGCGCTGCACGCGGAGAGCGCCAGCAAGTACGACAGAGGCACACCCCGACGAGCGAGGCACGCCGCAGTCGCCTGCAGTGCGGCGTCCACCCGGTCCGGAGATTTGGCAACCTCGGGGTCACCCAGGTGTGAAAGCTCGGCGTCGAAGGCGCCATCGAAGTCCTTGGGCTCGATCTCGAGCGTGCCACCGAACTCACTGACACACACGGCACGCCAGGTGTCCAAGAACTCGCGCCTCCGCACGACGAGCGGGGAGAGCGCGGAGAGGTTTCCGGGATCCAGACTCAGAGTGGCCATACAGTGAGCAGCGTGACCCCCGGCCGGGGCCGGTCAGTGACGGATGTCATGATCGGGAACATGTCCGCTATCCGGGCATTTTCCCGGGTGGACCCGCGCCGACGAAGCCGTTCCAGGGGGTTTTGCGCCTCCCTTGGTCTCGGGGCGGGAGGTTTGGGGGCCCCGATCAGCTGGGTTTGACGGACGCCTGGTGCTCCGACCACCAGGCGTCGAGCTCCGGCAGGAAGTATCGCAGCCGGCACTTCTTGAACTCTCGCGAGCTGAACAAGATCAGGTAGTCGTCGACCCCGAGTTCTCGAGAGATGCGCTGTGCGGTTTCGCGACAGGCGTCTTCGTCCGGGCCGTGCAGCATGCTGTAGAGCGTGTAGGAAAAACCAGGGATCGCGTTGCGCGCGTAACAATGGCTGACCTCTGGGGCGGCGGCCAGCATCGGTCCCAGGCGAGGCAACTCCGACTCGGGGACCTGCCAGACCACCATGCCGTTGCCGCGCACGCCGAGCCTGCGGTGTCGGAACGTGGCGACGTAGCGGCGCATCGCATTCCCGAGGTGGGTCTGCGCGAAGCCGAGCAAGCTCTGTTCATCGACGCCAAACTGCCCGGCGAGTCGCGAGAACGGTTCGGCGGCCAGGGGTAGCGGAGTCTGGATGGCGCGAAACATCCGCTGCTCGTGCTCGCCGGCTGAGAATGGAATGGCGGCCTGGAGTGCGACCACGGGCGTCGTGCTCTCTTTGGACAGAAGGTCGAAATTGACGCCCACCTTGAAGGTGTGGGTCCTGCGCAAGGGATGAAACTTCTCGACCCGTGCCTCTTCAGCCAAGAGCGCCAGCGTTCGTTCGAGCCCCATCTCGGTGGGCACGGCGATGGTGAACCACACGTTGTAGCTGTGGTTGCGCAGGTAGTTGTGAGTGACGGTGGGGTGAGCGTTGATGACCGCCGCCACCTCTTCGAGGCGCTCGGCCGGAACCTCACCCGCCACCAGCGCACTGTCGTAGCCCAGGGCACTGCCCTCCAAAATGGCGGATATTTCCCTGAGTTTGGTCTCTGAGCTCCAGAGCGTGAGTTGCTCGAGCACATCGTCCTCCGACACACCCAGCGAGCGGCCGACCTGGGCGAACGGGCGAGAAACGAAAGGCACGTTGGTTTGAATGGCGTGCGCGAGCTCGTTCTGTTTTCCCGAGTTGAGCTTGCTCTCCGAGAGTGTCATTTCCATCACAGACCGATCCTGAAGGCGCGCCAGGCGCCGAAGACGCCGGACGGAGAGTTGACGGTTTCTTCGTCGATGACCGAGTAGGTCGTGGCATCCACGAGTGCGAGCTTGTTGTCCTTGTTGGCGCTGACGATCACCTGACCACCCCGGGGTGTGAAGTCCAGGTGGTAAATACGGGCGCCGACCTTGATGCTCTTTTTCACCTTCAGGGTCTGGGTGTCGATGACCTCGAGATAGGCGTCGTTCTCGACTCCGGAGAAGCTCACCCAGATTTC includes these proteins:
- a CDS encoding sigma-54-dependent Fis family transcriptional regulator translates to MATLSLDPGNLSALSPLVVRRREFLDTWRAVCVSEFGGTLEIEPKDFDGAFDAELSHLGDPEVAKSPDRVDAALQATAACLARRGVPLSYLLALSACSATAAQKTFGSELGPSQLRALGDLEALRARVYARAYQDWNANERSRCSPALIPLRRRTNDTLPGQPILVGSSPTLERAREAAALAAKSRRDVLIVGEDGTGKETLARFIHQLAGEERALFVSVNCAALPTHLASSELFGQASDGSPERYTGAFRSAARGTLFLREVTKLSPEVQGQLVRVLSERSVRPVAATRDVPVDVRVVASTSRDLDAAVASGELRSDLLEKLRVATVVMRPLREQTGDISALVDHFLATFCHRRCGCIWGVSQRALDVLVSAHWPGNVRELRNVVEHAVTHGEGGLIEVRDLPGHLSQGATEVPTREPTASDLPSLAEAETQLIKTTLHHFGGNKVRAAMSLGISRHKLYDRLRKLGIP